A DNA window from Nocardioides palaemonis contains the following coding sequences:
- a CDS encoding histidine phosphatase family protein has protein sequence MSEAPAPARLIVARHGEAAYESELLSDAGGWLTTLGREQARRLGEDLLPAGVTRVWCSPMARAEQTAEIAAAVLGVDVVVREGLREFGVGVHAGAAAEPDPFRPTFMAWLHGDLDARIEGAESGNEVVARVGSVLDEVAAAHAGGAALVVSHGGSICLAVPVLARNLAPFHAGDLPLRNCEVVDLVADRAGLLARAWAGARV, from the coding sequence ATGTCTGAGGCCCCAGCCCCTGCCCGCCTGATCGTCGCCCGGCACGGAGAGGCCGCCTACGAGAGCGAGCTGCTCAGCGACGCCGGCGGCTGGCTGACCACGCTCGGCCGGGAGCAGGCCCGACGGCTCGGGGAGGACCTGCTGCCGGCCGGGGTCACGCGGGTCTGGTGCAGCCCGATGGCGCGGGCCGAGCAGACGGCAGAGATCGCTGCTGCCGTGCTGGGGGTCGACGTGGTCGTGCGAGAGGGCCTGCGTGAGTTCGGCGTCGGGGTCCACGCCGGCGCTGCAGCCGAGCCGGACCCGTTCCGGCCGACCTTCATGGCGTGGCTCCACGGTGACCTGGACGCGAGGATCGAGGGCGCGGAGAGCGGCAACGAGGTGGTGGCCCGCGTGGGGTCGGTGCTGGACGAGGTGGCCGCGGCCCACGCGGGCGGTGCCGCGCTCGTGGTGAGCCACGGCGGATCGATCTGCCTCGCCGTGCCGGTGCTCGCCCGCAACCTCGCGCCGTTCCACGCCGGTGACCTGCCGCTGCGCAACTGCGAGGTGGTCGACCTGGTCGCCGACCGCGCGGGTCTGCTCGCCCGGGCGTGGGCGGGCGCACGGGTCTGA